From Channa argus isolate prfri chromosome 18, Channa argus male v1.0, whole genome shotgun sequence, the proteins below share one genomic window:
- the LOC137104039 gene encoding guanine nucleotide-binding protein subunit alpha-14-like: MGECCLSAEDEERLRIHREIERQLRRDKKDSHRELKLLLLGTGESGKSTFIKQMRIIHGSGYSEADRKGFTRLVFQNIITAIQALICAMQSLRIDYVDDQNIGHAEKLRQLEVEQVSTLEAWQAEAIKKVWNDHGVQKCYDRRREFQLSDSAKYYLSAIDRIAAPSYVPTQQDILRVRVPTTGIIEYPFDLSKTIFRMVDVGGQRSERRKWIHCFENVTSIIFLAALSEYDQVLFENEKDNRLKESLALFHTILTYQWFQESSTILFLNKTDLLEEKIKQSHLAAYFPAYKGPSCDAESAKKFILNMYVEQHSGHPKPLYTHFTCATDTENIRIVFKAVKDTLFRDNLEKFNLE, encoded by the exons ATGGGGGAGTGCTGTTTGTCGGCCGAGGACGAGGAGAGACTCCGGATACACAGAGAAATCGAGAGACAACTGCGCCGGGATAAGAAAGACTCTCACCGGGAGCTGAAGTTGCTGCTTTTAG GGACCGGTGAAAGTGGGAAGAGCACTTTCATCAAACAGATGAGGATCATCCATGGCAGTGGATACAGTGAAGCTGACAGAAAAGGTTTCACACGGCTGGTGTTTCAGAACATCATCACAGCGATCCAGGCCCTGATCTGTGCCATGCAGTCACTGCGGATTGATTACGTCGATGATCAGAACATA GGCCACGCAGAGAAGCTGCGCCAACTGGAAGTAGAACAGGTGTCTACTTTGGAAGCTTGGCAGGCGGAGGCAATTAAGAAAGTGTGGAATGACCATGGTGTTCAAAAGTGCTATGACCGCAGGAGGGAATTCCAGTTATCTGACTCTGCCAAATA TTATCTGAGTGCCATTGACAGAATCGCAGCCCCTTCATACGTCCCCACCCAGCAGGACATCTTGAGGGTCAGGGTCCCCACCACAGGCATCATCGAGTATCCCTTTGACCTTTCGAAAACGATCTTTAG GATGGTGGATGTTGGTGGTCAGCGTTcagagaggaggaagtggaTCCACTGCTTTGAGAATGTCACTTCCATCATATTCCTGGCTGCCCTCAGCGAGTACGATCAAGTCCTTTTCGAGAATGAGAAAGAT AATCGACTGAAGGAGAGCCTCGCCTTGTTCCACACCATCCTTACATACCAGTGGTTCCAGGAGTCCTCCACCATCCTCTTCCTGAACAAAACAGACCTGCTAGAGGAGAAAATCAAGCAGTCTCATTTAGCAGCCTACTTCCCAGCCTATAAAG GTCCTTCGTGTGATGCAGAATCTGCAAAAAAGTTCATCTTGAACATGTATGTGGAGCAGCACAGCGGGCATCCTAAACCCCTTTACACACACTTCACCTGCGCCACGGACACAGAGAACATCAGGATCGTCTTTAAAGCTGTCAAAGACACACTTTTCAGAGATAACCTCGAAAAGTTCAACCTGGAATGA
- the LOC137104038 gene encoding guanine nucleotide-binding protein G(q) subunit alpha-like, with protein sequence MILSSVGACCLSPEAKEARRINDEIERQLRRDKKESRREFKLLLLGTGESGKSTFIKQMRIIHGRGYSDEDKRSFTRLVYQNIFTAMQAMIQAMNTLQIPYKYEHNKPNASIVSAVDVEKVTTLTNSYADAMKSLWSDPGIQECYSRKREYQLSDSAKYYLNDLDRIADSAYLPTQQDVLRVRVPTTGIIEYPFDLEKVVFRMVDVGGQRSERRKWIHCFEKVTSILFLVALSEYDEVLAESVNENRMEESMALFQTIITYEWFRKSSIILFLNKIDILEEKIMYSHLVDYFPKYKGPQQDVNAGKAFILNMFLSLNSDKKKVIYSHFTCATDTDNIRFVFRAVKDHILQENLEVYNLV encoded by the exons ATGATTCTGAGCTCCGTGGGAGCCTGCTGCCTCAGCCCAGAGGCCAAGGAGGCTCGCAGGATCAACGATGAGATTGAGAGGCAGCTCCGTCGGGACAAGAAGGAGTCCCGCCGGGAGTTCAAGCTCCTTTTACTCG GTACTGGTGAAAGTGGGAAGAGCACTTTCATTAAGCAGATGAGGATTATTCATGGCCGTGGATACTCGGATGAGGACAAGAGAAGCTTCACGAGGCTGGTGTACCAGAACATCTTCACAGCCATGCAGGCCATGATCCAGGCCATGAACACATTACAAATCCCCTACAAGTATGAACACAACAAG CCCAATGCCAGTATTGTCAGCGCGGTTGATGTGGAGAAGGTGACAACATTAACAAACTCGTATGCGGATGCCATGAAGAGCCTGTGGAGTGACCCAGGGATTCAGGAATGTTACAGTCGAAAGAGGGAATACCAGCTCTCAGACTCAGCCAAATA CTATCTGAATGACCTGGATCGCATTGCCGATAGTGCATATCTGCCAACTCAGCAGGATGTCCTGAGGGTCCGTGTGCCCACAACAGGCATTATAGAGTACCCCTTTGACCTGGAGAAAGTGGTGTTTAG GATGGTGGATGTGGGAGGCCAGCGCTcagagaggaggaagtggaTTCACTGTTTCGAAAAAGTCACTTCCATCTTGTTCCTGGTGGCGCTCAGCGAGTATGATGAAGTCCTGGCTGAGTCTGTCAATGAG AATCGAATGGAGGAAAGCATGGCCTTGTTCCAGACAATCATAACCTACGAGTGGTTCAGAAAGTCCTCAATCATCTTGTTTCTCAACAAGATCGACATACTGGAGGAGAAAATCATGTACTCACATTTGGTGGACTACTTCCCTAAATATAAAG GTCCCCAGCAGGATGTCAACGCAGGCAAAGCATTCATCCTAAATATGTTTCTGAGTCTCAATTCCGACAAGAAAAAAGTCATCTATTCCCACTTCACCTGtgccacagacacagacaacattCGATTTGTCTTCCGTGCAGTGAAGGACCACATCTTGCAAGAAAACCTAGAGGTGTACAACTTGGTTTAA